One genomic segment of Drosophila melanogaster chromosome 3L includes these proteins:
- the Nxf3 gene encoding nuclear export factor 3, isoform D: MQIFATFKSHEPDSRLIQNFKKHVNSQSPLDDLRKNLNEKSKIREYVQELIGNEQQMGSVLDTISSTEEDHRVATVTGWSTVNIANCAGVSNSSIFVALKWVMMPIKVEIFNFKRSGPEDNMARGQFLLDNLLSANRLKRLQEEVAVINTCQKIEVRVTPGLPKSMMCAQITDEFTTAIQEALRSRYEVDSRTLDLSRFHASPELSLHFCPLHMVKLLETVLVLSNHLFPHVTSLVLSNNYLCSLKAFAGNSQSFASLERLDISANRIQDLGELNYINKLSCKTIFLAGNGLAKLSVDVIRKMLPQLKNVHGCVQLGESTEAVDNIPKSQQLQGGGTNGLKFCQDFISSYYTFFDDTEERFKLKKYYDDQAMFSLSVPVQLNYVYGYKLYNRNQKRQHSSFAQNAKLQVGRAALLLALSRLPLMHTDLENVGLDIQVFTSSLRIFTLTGYFKEISSDTLEPRRFQRTFVLQTSNSPGWLITNDMLCITSTMPDPKKTIKFKPETNMINTDPSVEKINKPAVTVLDRKSKEDVQISRPLSGKELNPLNKAVQKMSLSQVDHLPSENFNDMPPLVAIGPLTTGQNCLDYEMEDILVADENNFDLDIDDDILFGCDDL; the protein is encoded by the coding sequence atgcaaatatttgccactTTCAAATCCCACGAGCCGGACAGCCGCTTGATCCAAAACTTCAAAAAGCACGTGAATTCGCAGTCGCCACTTGACGATTTGCGAAAAAATCTAAatgaaaaaagtaaaattcGAGAATATGTACAAGAGCTGATTGGAAATGAGCAACAAATGGGATCCGTGCTGGACACGATCTCTTCCACCGAAGAGGACCACCGCGTGGCCACTGTGACCGGATGGTCCACGGTGAACATCGCCAACTGCGCCGGCGTTTCCAATTCTTCAATTTTTGTGGCACTGAAGTGGGTGATGATGCCCATTAAGGTGGAGATATTCAACTTCAAGCGAAGTGGACCGGAAGATAATATGGCACGTGGACAATTTCTGTTGGACAACCTGTTAAGCGCAAATCGCCTAAAACGCTTGCAAGAGGAAGTAGCAGTTATTAACACGTGCCAGAAAATCGAGGTGCGTGTCACACCCGGTCTGCCCAAATCGATGATGTGTGCCCAGATAACAGACGAATTTACAACTGCCATTCAGGAGGCCCTTAGATCACGCTATGAGGTGGATTCACGCACCTTAGATCTCTCCAGGTTCCACGCCAGTCCGGAGTTGTCTCTGCACTTTTGTCCGCTGCATATGGTCAAGCTGCTAGAAACAGTGCTAGTTCTTTCAAACCATTTATTTCCCCATGTGACCAGCCTAGTACTGAGCAACAATTATTTGTGTTCCCTGAAAGCGTTTGCGGGAAATTCCCAAAGTTTTGCCAGCCTAGAGCGGTTGGACATAAGCGCAAACAGGATTCAAGATTTGGGAGAACTCAATTACATCAACAAACTGAGTTGCAAGACGATCTTCTTGGCAGGAAACGGTTTGGCCAAGCTAAGCGTGGACGTCATTCGAAAAATGCTACCACagttgaaaaatgttcatgGCTGTGTGCAGTTGGGGGAAAGTACAGAAGCTGTTGATAATATTCCGAAGTCTCAACAACTTCAAGGCGGTGGGACTAATGGTTTAAAGTTTTGCCAGGACTTCATAAGTTCATACTACACTTTCTTTGACGATACCGAAGAGCGTTTCAAACTTAAGAAGTATTACGACGACCAAGCCATGTTCTCGCTTAGCGTGCCGGTACAACTAAATTATGTCTACGGCTACAAGCTGTACAACAGAAACCAGAAGCGCCAGCATTCCTCGTTTGCACAAAACGCCAAGCTGCAAGTGGGTAGAGCTGCGCTACTTCTCGCTTTAAGCCGCTTGCCTTTGATGCATACAGACTTAGAGAATGTCGGGCTAGACATCCAGGTGTTCACTTCGAGTCTACGCATCTTTACGTTGACGGGATACTTTAAGGAGATATCATCGGATACTCTGGAACCACGACGCTTTCAGCGCACATTCGTATTGCAGACTTCCAATAGCCCCGGCTGGTTGATAACCAACGACATGCTGTGCATAACTTCGACTATGCCGGACCCGAAAAAAACCATTAAATTTAAACCAGAAACTAATATGATAAATACCGACCCGTCGgtagaaaaaataaataaacctgCAGTGACAGTTTTAGACAGAAAGTCTAAAGAGGATGTCCAAATTTCTAGACCCCTATCAGGAAAAGAGCTGAATCCTCTTAATAAGGCAGTGCAGAAAATGAGCCTTTCCCAGGTGGACCATCTTCCCAGTGAGAACTTCAACGATATGCCACCATTAGTAGCCATTGGTCCATTGACTACCGGGCAAAATTGTTTGGACTATGAAATGGAGGATATTTTAGTGGCCGATGAGAATAACTTTGACTTGGACATTGATGATGACATCCTGTTTGGATGCGATGACCTTTAA